In the Anastrepha obliqua isolate idAnaObli1 chromosome 1, idAnaObli1_1.0, whole genome shotgun sequence genome, one interval contains:
- the LOC129236067 gene encoding enhancer of split mdelta protein, whose translation MAVDGQRFMTKTQHYRKVTKPLLERKRRARMNLYLDELKDLIVDTMEAQGEHIAKLEKADILELTVNYLRTHKHEIAASVAQHQAAVSGSAGRGINVEKFRAGYTQAAYEVSRVFATVPGLDVKFGTNLMKHLGYQLKDLQPPPPPPPSESPTSDEALNLEVVKRAATSPMAEFSDTKHMRRDLQQQQMVGNMQQMKGADAEVGGECLWRPW comes from the coding sequence ATGGCTGTGGACGGACAACGTTTCATGACCAAAACGCAACATTATCGTAAGGTCACAAAACCACTGCTGGAGCGTAAGCGACGCGCACGCATGAATCTCTACTTGGACGAACTGAAAGATCTCATTGTGGATACCATGGAAGCACAAGGGGAACACATTGCCAAATTGGAGAAGGCTGACATACTGGAGCTGACGGTCAACTACTTGCGCACACACAAACACGAAATTGCCGCCAGCGTTGCACAACATCAAGCAGCAGTTAGCGGTTCAGCAGGACGCGGCATTAATGTGGAGAAATTTCGCGCCGGTTACACGCAAGCTGCATATGAAGTGTCGCGCGTGTTCGCCACTGTGCCTGGATTGGATGTGAAATTCGGTACGAATCTTATGAAACATTTGGGTTATCAGTTGAAGGATTTgcaaccaccaccaccaccaccgccttCCGAGTCACCGACCAGTGATGAAGCACTTAATTTGGAGGTGGTCAAGCGTGCTGCAACATCACCGATGGCGGAATTTTCGGATACTAAGCATATGAGGCGCgacttgcaacaacaacaaatggttGGAAATATGCAACAGATGAAGGGCGCGGACGCAGAGGTTGGCGGTGAGTGTTTGTGGCGTCCATGGTAG
- the LOC129235495 gene encoding enhancer of split mgamma protein, whose protein sequence is MSIQVSEMSKTYQYRKVMKPMLERKRRARINKCLDELKDLMVVTLESEGEHVTRLEKADILELTVAHLQKLKQQRKTAASKGGAMSQAEGFRSGYIHAVNEVSRSLSQLPGVNVNLGTQLMTHLGQRLNQLQPAVQTPTPITAPLSVHIVNNMAGRAHYSVPISPISSCNGSPNSSVSSEKHSNSSISQSLLTTYSGHSPIDVSIGSNAAQAEEEDVWRPW, encoded by the coding sequence ATGTCCATCCAAGTATCGGAAATGTCCAAAACCTACCAATATCGCAAGGTGATGAAACCAATGTTGGAGCGCAAACGACGCGCGCGCATCAACAAGTGCTTGGACGAGTTGAAAGATTTAATGGTCGTCACATTGGAGTCGGAGGGTGAACATGTCACACGCCTGGAGAAGGCCGATATCCTTGAGCTGACCGTTGCCCAtctgcaaaaattaaaacaacaacgcAAGACGGCCGCCTCTAAGGGTGGCGCCATGTCACAAGCTGAGGGCTTCCGTTCCGGTTACATACACGCAGTCAATGAAGTGTCACGCTCATTGTCACAACTGCCCGGTGTCAATGTGAATCTTGGCACCCAACTGATGACACATCTTGGTCAGCGTTTGAATCAACTGCAGCCCGCCGTACAGACACCAACGCCCATCACCGCCCCATTATCCGTACACATTGTCAATAATATGGCCGGCCGTGCACATTATTCTGTGCCCATTTCGCCCATCTCAAGTTGCAATGGCAGTCCCAATTCGAGCGTCAGCAGTGAGAAACATAGTAATAGCAGCATCAGCCAGAGCCTTCTCACCACTTATAGTGGTCATTCACCCATCGATGTCAGCATTGGCAGTAATGCGGCACAGGCAGAGGAGGAAGATGTCTGGCGACCATGGTAG